A genome region from Brassica oleracea var. oleracea cultivar TO1000 chromosome C2, BOL, whole genome shotgun sequence includes the following:
- the LOC106325328 gene encoding metallothiol transferase FosB yields MKENTGNPLHLKSLNHISLLCRSVEESMNFYQHVLGFLPIRRPGSFDFDGAWLFGHGVGIHLLQSTEPEKLLKKTEINPKDNHISFQCESMGAVEKKLNEMGIEYVRAVVEEGGIQVDQLFFHDPDGFMIEICNCDSLPVVPLAGEMARSCSRVNIHQLVQPPQIHP; encoded by the exons ATGAAAGAAAATACGGGAAACCCTCTTCATCTCAAGTCGTTGAACCACATATCGCTTCTATGTCGATCCGTGGAGGAGTCAATGAACTTTTACCAGCACGTTTTAGGTTTCCTCCCGATCCGGAGACCTGGCTCTTTTGATTTCGATGGCGCCTG GTTGTTTGGTCATGGAGTTGGGATTCATCTTCTGCAATCTACAGAGCCTGAGAAATTGCTCAAGAAAACTGAGATCAATCCCAAGGATAATCACATTTCTTTCCAG TGTGAGAGCATGGGGGCGGTAGAGAAAAAGCTCAACGAAATGGGAATAGAGTATGTGAGAGCAGTGGTTGAAGAAGGTGGAATCCAAGTCGACCAGCTCTTCTTCCACGATCCTGATGGCTTCATGATTGAGATTTGCAACTGCGATAGCCTCCCCGTCGTGCCTCTTGCAGGAGAGATGGCTCGTTCATGCTCTCGTGTCAACATCCACCAGCTGGTCCAGCCACCTCAGATCCACCCCTAG
- the LOC106326212 gene encoding uncharacterized protein LOC106326212 has translation MAVSKKWASTISAVASSLFAFIIVFQIPLFRVACRNKTCESPLEVISSQLVGSEFVPPPLVKTLLYPGATAMSLLRGSPLPSYHNLFHFYHFDQLSRPSSSLSTDDIRHLEVFAGCCLCLLGALLSIIKPRRLTFIGTLLIYWGLLRDILLFNSSARVYPTLFLASLSAFLSIRSDVRKIIQCCCCTSKPLSKSL, from the exons ATGGCGGTTTCGAAGAAATGGGCATCGACAATCTCCGCCGTCGCTTCATCTCTGTTTGCATTCATCATCGTCTTCCAGATTCCTCTCTTCCG AGTAGCGTGCAGGAACAAGACCTGCGAATCACCACTGGAGGTTATATCCTCTCAGTTGGTTGGAAGCGAATTCGTTCCTCCACCACTTGTCAAGACTCTCCTTTATCCTGGTGCCACTGCCATGTCCCTTCTCCGTGGCTCTCCACTCCCAAGCTACCACAACTTGTTCCACTTTTACCATTTCGACCAGCTCAGTAGACCCTCCTCCTCTCTTTCAACCGATGATATCCGCCATCTAGAG GTGTTTGCTGGGTGCTGTTTATGTCTGCTAGGTGCTTTACTCAGCATCATCAAACCCAGAAGACTAACCTTCATTGGCACGCTCTTGATCTATTGGGGTCTTCTCAGAGACATTCTCCTATTCAACTCCTCTGCTCGTGTCTACCCAACGCTCTTTCTCGCTTCACTCTCTGCTTTCCTCTCCATACGAAGCGACGTCAGGAAGATCATCCAATGTTGTTGTTGCACTTCTAAGCCCCTTTCCAAATCTCTCTGA
- the LOC106325347 gene encoding probable DNA replication complex GINS protein PSF1, translating to MYGRKGYQLVKDFASGEKGQLKPFNSKLFDETIEECRQNQRLIQSLMRKMEQEGLDVQNNRNADYYGALVHHLSLIRNKRCLMAYVHNRADIVRDLGWRVGLELLELPPEIQEKLTTLEKEYFKNHSAAIKSYMGKAGIDLNVDMVPPKDPYIKVRVVGDIDEGIVMSDKTTNFARHSMHFLKRTDAEPYIARGQMEELTG from the exons ATGTACGGGAGAAAAGGGTATCAGCTGGTTAAGGATTTTGCGAGTGGAGAGAAGGGTCAGCTCAAACCTTTCAAT AGCAAGCTCTTTGATGAGACAATCGAAGAATGCCGGCAGAATCAACGTCTCATCCAGTCTCTCATGAG GAAAATGGAACAAGAAGGGTTGGATGTTCAGAACAATAGAAACGCTGACTACTATGGAGCACTCGTTCATCACCTTTCTTTGATCCGCAACAAACGCTGCCTCATGGCCTATGT GCACAATAGAGCCGACATTGTGCGTGATTTGGGGTGGAGAGTAGGACTTGAACTTCTCGAACTTCCACCTGAGATCCAAGAGAAGCTCACCACACTCGAGAAGGAGTACTTCAAGAACCATTCCGCTGCTATCAAATCGTACATGGGGAAAGCAGGAATCGATTTGAATGTC GATATGGTGCCTCCAAAGGATCCGTACATTAAGGTCAGAGTTGTGGGAGATATCGACGAAGGAATTGTGATGAGTGACAAGACAACAAATTTCGCACGTCACTCTATGCATTTCCTCAAACGAACTGATGCAGAACCCTACATTGCTCGG GGGCAAATGGAGGAGCTGACAGGTTGA
- the LOC106322884 gene encoding uncharacterized protein At1g15400, producing MAGLQRSNISFRRQGSSGIVWDDRLIAELNKQANEHKAETDEQEGQEDQTARPTSGGGIEPIRTEGGIERSRSNGGGANRHHRNTGSVSPAVDPPSPRLSAFGCCSAFGKKPVKQRKRPPKRRSR from the coding sequence ATGGCGGGTCTTCAGAGATCCAACATCTCCTTCCGCCGACAGGGCTCCTCTGGCATAGTCTGGGACGACCGTCTCATCGCCGAGCTTAACAAACAGGCCAACGAGCACAAAGCCGAAACTGACGAACAGGAAGGTCAGGAGGACCAGACAGCCAGACCCACCTCCGGAGGCGGAATCGAGCCGATAAGAACCGAAGGGGGCATCGAGAGGAGTCGTTCCAACGGCGGAGGAGCAAACCGCCACCATAGAAACACGGGAAGTGTGTCTCCGGCGGTGGATCCTCCGTCGCCGAGACTGTCGGCGTTTGGATGTTGCTCTGCTTTCGGGAAGAAACCGGTTAAACAGAGGAAAAGGCCACCGAAACGCAGATCCAGGTAG